One window from the genome of Dermacentor silvarum isolate Dsil-2018 chromosome 5, BIME_Dsil_1.4, whole genome shotgun sequence encodes:
- the LOC119453364 gene encoding uncharacterized protein LOC119453364, whose protein sequence is MWLAAHLVLVAGLTQALASNWRTIRSDRLKAGLCPDSDDDLCSNGRPDSTRLACKCDYACAKFGDCCVDAPRSPSRESTHAWRCHPSGFFSLRACPARWPPDDAVRRLCEGWEDRGGVENGDDEGVPPVKHYLEDVPAFSSDSERMYWNVFCAACHGDAVRLATWPASLDCDSAPLGGRGPGPVVIFDERSLRQLVTVGNLSYVGDNRFLVTDRNEKHRCMLRVQRSGWKYFSQAHLLRSCASGAEAAPRCRNGSAELGVPMRGLHGVRARPGVAEELPQLPLRAVRRDAEAAARVRRVRR, encoded by the coding sequence ATGTGGCTAGCGGCGCACCTTGTTCTGGTTGCCGGCCTGACCCAGGCGCTGGCCTCCAACTGGCGCACCATTCGAAGCGACCGGCTCAAGGCTGGCCTCTGTCCGGACTCGGACGACGACCTCTGCTCGAACGGGCGACCTGACAGCACGCGGCTGGCTTGCAAGTGCGACTACGCATGCGCCAAGTTCGGCGACTGCTGCGTGGATGCTCCGCGGAGTCCGAGCCGCGAGTCGACGCACGCCTGGCGCTGCCACCCGAGCGGATTCTTCTCCCTCAGGGCGTGTCCCGCCCGTTGGCCCCCCGACGACGCCGTGCGGCGACTCTGCGAGGGATGGGAAGACAGGGGCGGCGTTGAGAACGGAGACGACGAGGGCGTTCCTCCCGTCAAGCACTACCTGGAGGACGTGCCGGCCTTTTCGAGCGACTCGGAGCGCATGTACTGGAACGTCTTCTGCGCCGCGTGCCACGGCGACGCCGTCCGGCTGGCCACGTGGCCCGCGAGCTTGGACTGCGACAGCGCTCCGCTCGGAGGTCGCGGTCCCGGTCCCGTGGTCATCTTCGACGAGAGGTCTCTGCGGCAGCTCGTGACCGTCGGCAACCTGAGCTACGTGGGCGACAACCGGTTCCTGGTGACCGACCGCAACGAGAAGCACCGCTGCATGCTGCGGGTTCAGAGGTCCGGATGGAAGTACTTCTCTCAGGCGCACCTTCTTCGCTCGTGCGCGTCGGGCGCCGAAGCGGCTCCGCGCTGCCGCAACGGCAGCGCCGAGCTCGGTGTCCCGATGCGGGGCCTACACGGCGTACGTGCACGACCGGGTGTCGCGGAGGAACTACCGCAACTACCACTGCGCGCTGTGCGACGTGACGCTGAAGCAGCGGCTCGCGTGCGGCGCGTACGCCGATGA
- the LOC119453365 gene encoding uncharacterized protein LOC119453365 — MTWSRRATWCRTSGRSSSGSGGIPEDSPLECPDDRRMKDDLTGACVPVGCAPGLVAGPEGMCVPEDVAQPDPFDKPPPACPVIHLGSKHVGLLRNGSLLLNVSRGQVFAPDQFLLVAEVNDQNRTIGWYALVCACHRISFMWTPALLFVARLAMGVSILCLAVLLVTRLLELHVRRHKMAACLAASAILSQFHPPARASRRAVQPGLRGSRRGLALLEPRLRRLDRGAGRRRVQGPARVA; from the exons ATGACCTGGAGCCGGAGGGCAACGTGGTGTCGTACCAGTGGCAGATCGAGTTCCGGGTCTGGAGGAATCCCCGAGGACTCCCCGCTCGAGTGTCCCGACGACCGGCGCATGAAGGACGACCTGACGGGCGCCTGCGTGCCCGTGGGATGCGCGCCGGGTCTGGTGGCCGGGCCCGAAGGCATGTGCGTGCCCGAAGACGTGGCGCAGCCGGACCCGTTCGACAAGCCGCCGCCCGCCTGCCCCGTCATCCATCTGGGGTCCAAGCACGTGGGGCTGCTGCGCAACGGATCGCTGCTGCTCAACGTGAGCCGGGGGCAGGTGTTCGCTCCCGACCAGTTTCTCTTGGTGGCCGAG GTGAACGACCAGAACCGAACTATCGGCTGGTACGCCCTGGTCTGCGCCTGCCACCGCATCAGCTTCATGTGGACGCCCGCCCTGCTGTTTGTGGCGAGGCTGGCAATGGGCGTGTCCATCCTCTGCCTCGCCGTCCTTCTGGTCACTAGGCTGCTCGAACTGCACGTGCGCCGCCACAAGATGGCCGCCTGCCTCGCGGCGAGCGCCatcttgtcgcagtttcaccctccTGCTCGAGCCTCACGTCGAGCCGTTCAGCCGGGGCTGCGCGGCTCTCGCCGTGGCCTGGCACTACTGGAACCTCGCCTGCGTCGCCTGGACCGTGGCGCTGGCCGGCGACGCGTACAGGGCCCTGCACGCGTTGCGTAA